The window CCAGAAAGTGTCGCCGGGAACCCAGGCTATTCCCCTGTTGGGGTTGGACTGTCCGGTGTAAGTGTTGACCTGAGTCATCGAAAAAGGCGACAGACCCAGGACGTAGCCTCTGACGCCTGTTCCTGACTGGTCTCCGGCGTAAATGGTATCACCGGCGTCCCTGTCCATGTCTCTGTGTCCCCACGTTCCGGCGGCCTGGCCGGTTTGGGCGACGGAGCCGATGTAAGTTCCAGATACGTAATTAATCAAAAGAAAAACAGGCTGTGCTGTGTTCGCGTCGGTGATTATCATCAGAGAGTCGTCTATGACCTCTACACCGAGGAGTCTGTTGCTCGCGACACCGCCGAGACCCTCGATTACGAGAGACCAGACAAGCGGCATTTCAATTCCGTCTGTTGCCGGCATTGAGGGAATGTAGGGAGCGGCGTCTGTGTTCCCGCCTGCTGCGAACATTCCGGATGCGGCGAAAACCATCACCGCAAAGAACATGAGCGACCTCATAGTTCCTCCTTGTTTAAAATTGTTCAATCGTGCCATAGCACATTTCACTTATGACAAATTGTCAGTCAGGTAAAGAACATCTGTCAAGAGCAAATTTATTTTTTGCGGGATTGTCAAAAAGTTTTTATTACTGTTATACTCTGGAATCATGATTTTAGACATTGCCGTGATAATTGTTTACTCGGCAGCTGTAATTGCCGTCGGTTATTTTGCCGGAAAAAAAGAATCTTCCGCCGAAGATTTCTTTTTAGCGGGAAGAGCCATGAAGTGGTGGGCCGTGACTATATCAGTATATGCCACAGCTCTGTCGGCCATGACTTTTATTGGAGTTCCTGGCGCCGTAGTCGCCGCTGGAGGCGATTTTAACTATTTACAACTCGCTTTCGGAGACCTTTTCGCGAGATTTTTGGTTTCATTCGTCTTCCTGAAAGCGTTTTACGGCAGGAAAGTCATGACGCCGTATGAGTTTTTGGGACAAAGATTCGGCAGGATGACGTGGTTTTCCTCATCCGCCATATACATCGTCAGCAGAGTGCTTGCAAGCTCCGTCAGATTAGCCGCTTGTGCTGTCGGCCTTTCCGTGATTTTCGGGATCTCTTTCGGTTCTTCTGTTTTTTACGTTTGTTCAGTCGCTCTTTTGTACACGGCTTTTGGCGGAATAAAAGCGGTTATATGGACCGACATTTTTCAGTTCGTTCTGTTTATCGCCTCGGCTGTTTTTGCCGCTGTGTTCATATTCAGATCAATGCCGGGAGGTTTCGGCGAGTTTCTTTCCGTCGGTTTTGAAGCGGGAAAATTCACCGTTTTCCACATTTCATTCGACTCCTCTTCACCGGATTTTGTTCTGAATTTTGCAAATTCCAAGTCCTTTCTGGCGGGTTCTCTTTTCGGTTTTTTCACTACTTTGGCCGTAATGGGCACAGACCATGACTTTGTGCAGAGAACTCTGACGTGCAAAAATCTTAACGAAGGAAGAAAAGCGCTCATATATTCCGCCGTACTGAATTTTCCCGTGACACTTTTGTTTTTAACAGTCGGTGCGGCACTTTTTGCGTATTACAGAGTCTTTCCTCACGACGCTACAGTCACCGGATATCTGGTTGATAATCCTGATTACGTTTTTCCGTATTTTATTAAAACAGTCTTGCCTCCCGGAGCCCGTGGACTTCTTATAGCCGGGCTTTTAGCCGCGGCGATGTCTTCGATAGATTCTTCGGCCAATTCTCTCGCTTCTTCTTTTTACAGGGACTTTTTGAAAAATTTGTTTACAATTCCGGAAAAGAGGTCCGTATTTCTTTCAAGATTCCTGGTCCTGGTATTCGTGCTGGTACTCGGTGTTGTGGCCGTATTTTTCGGAAAAACACAGTCCGTTCTTTGGCTGGGATTCAAGGTTTTCGGTTATTCCTACGGAGCTCTGCTTGGAGTCACTCTCGCAGGCATTGCGACGAAAAAAAGGGGGATAGATATAGCGAGCACAATCGCAATGCTTTCAAGCATTTTGGTTGTCACGTTTCTTACAAGTGACGGCGTCGGAATTCTGGAGCCGTTCAGATCTTTTGTTTTAAAGCCGTTAGGCGTTAAATGCGTCGCCTGGACATGGTCAATAATCATCGGTACGGCCTGGACTTTCCTTATGACGATAGCCTTTCGAAGCAGGGTGAAAAGTAAATGAACACTGTTACGGAAAAAATCTACAGCATTGATTACGAAAAACAGTTGAACGCAGAGCAGATGAAAGCGGTCACGCATCTCGAAGGACCTCTTCTCGTCATAGCTGGAGCCGGCAGCGGAAAGACGCGAACTCTCGTTTATAGGGTCGCCTTTCTTGTAGAAAACAGAATTGACGCCAGAAACGTCCTCCTGCTTACTTTCACGAGGAAAGCCGCGCAGGAAATGCTGAGGAGAGCATCTTCACTTCTCGACGAAAGATGCTCCCGGGTTGCCGGAGGTACATACCATTCCTTCGCATGTCTGATTCTAAGAAAGAACGCGGAAAAAATAGGTTACGGCTCAGGTTTTTCAATTCTTGACAGATCCGATTCAGAAGACCTGATCAACCTTCTGAGATCGGAAATGAAATTTTCGTCAAAAGAAACCAGATTTCCGAGAAAAAACACTCTGGGCGACATCTTCAGCAAGGCGGCGAACTGCCTGACCGACGCGACAACGATTGTAGAGAGGCATTATCCGCAGTTTTCCCATTTGGCCGAAGATATCGAATCTCTGAGATTCAAATACGAAGACAACAAGAAGAACAGCCTTCTCATGGATTACGACGACCTTCTCGTCAATCTTAAAAAACTGCTGGAACAAAAAGAGGAGACGAGAAAAAAACTCAGTTCTTTTTTCAGGTACATAATGGTGGACGAATATCAGGACACTAACAAAATTCAATCCTCTATCACGGCTCTTCTCGCTTCAGAACATCAGAATGTAATGGCAGTTGGAGACGATTCCCAGAGCATATACTCTTTCAGAGGGGCGAATTTCAAAAATATAATGGATTTTCCCAATATTTTTCCGGGGACAAAAATTGTGACTATTGAGGAAAATTACAGGAGCACTCAGCCGATTTTGAATCTGACTAACGAAATAATCCGTTTCGCCGCCGAAAAATATTCGAAAAAGCTTAGGACCGAAATCAAGGGAGGGAGAAAGCCTCTTTTTATAGAAGCCAAAGACGAAAACGATCAGTCCCGATACATCTGCGGCAGAATACTCGACCTGCGCGAAGAAGGCGTCCGCCTGAACGACATCGCGGTCCTGTTCAGAGCCGGGTGGCATTCTAACGACCTGGAACTCGAATTGAGAAAATTCGGACTGCCTTTCAGGAAGTATGGAGGCATAAAATTCACGGAGGCTTCGCACGTAAAAGATGTCCTCGCTTTTCTCAAAGCTCTCAGCAATCCGAGAGATTCTGTCAGCTGGTTCAGATGTTTGAAACTCATCGAAGGAGTGGGCGACAAAACTTCAAAAATGATATGGGAAAAAATTGCCGAAAAAGGAAGCATAGAAAAAATTGACGAGTCTCTTTACGCTTCCAAAACTTACAAAGAGGATATTTTGGGGCTCAAAAAACTGTCTTCTTTAGTCAACGACGGAGCCGTTTCGGCTTCGGAATGCGTGAGGGAAGTTCTCGATTTTTACAGGAACGCATTTACGAAAATATACAGCGAGGACTATTCAAAAAGAGCCAACGACCTCGATTCCCTCGCTCTCGTGGCGGAAAGATATTCGGGTCTCGAAGAATTTCTTACCGATCTGACTCTCGAACCCATCGAAAGAAGTCAGATAGGCGCCATGAGAGAAAACAGCGACGACGAGATACTGACGCTTTCAACTATACATTCAGCCAAGGGTCTTGAGTGGCATTCAGTTTTCATTCTACACCTCGCAGACGGATATTTTCCTTCTTCTTATTGTTTTGAGGAACCCGACGAATTGGAAGAGGAAAGACGGCTTCTTTACGTCGCCGCGACGAGAGCCAAGAGGAATCTTTTTCTGGTCAAACCCGGTTATCTCAATCCGGCGAGGAATTATTATGGTTTCAGTTATTTCAGCACTTCTCAGGTTTCAAGGTTTCTGGCCGAAGGCAGAATACTGGAGGATTTTGTTGAAAGGAAATCGGCCGATGTTTAAAAACGGCGTTGCGGAACTGGTCTTCAAAACGAAAAAAGGTCTGAAAAAGTTCGGCGCGGAAATTTCAGGGGAAAAGCAAATTGCCAACGGAGTGCAGTTTTTCGTAAAAAGTTCATGCGGTTCGGGTTACGTAAGGGTATACAGCAACAGAAAAAAAGGCGTACAAATTGACTGCTCCCAGCTCGACAGCGAAGAACTTGCTCAAGCTGTCAAAGACATAGGAAATGGAGTTGATCCCGAAACCAATCAGAAGACTCCGGTAATTGAATATCCGCTCGTGGGATGTGACGAGTCCGGAAAAGGAGATTTGTTCGGACCTCTCGTATGCGCGGCGGTTTTCGCCAGCGAAGAGACTTCGAAAAAGCTTGCGATGATGGGAGTGAGAGATTCAAAATTGAACACAGATAAAAAAAACATTTGTCTGGCCGAAGAATTGAATTCTTTCCTCGGCTCCAAATGCGAAACATTAATTCTCGTTCCGGGCAAGTACAACGAGATTTACGCCGAATACTCGCGAAAGTCAAAGACCCTCAACGACGTTTTGTGTTTTTGTCACGAAAAAACCACAGGACATCTCGTTAAAAGACATGTCCCGAAAACAATAATCGTCGATAAATTTTCTTCGGGCTGTTCTTTTGATAAAAGCTTTGCCGGAAAAACCAGGTTTTTTTTTCGGGCCGAAAATATACCGGCCGTCGCGGCGGCATCGATCCTGGCAAGAGCGGCATTTCTCGGGGAGATAGAAAAAATGTCCCGTAAATACGGCGTGAAAATTCCTCTCGGATCGTCGGACGCCGCGTTTGAAACAGCCGTAAAAATTGCAAAAAAATACGGCGTTATGGAAATGCAAAAGACGGTAAAAATGAATTTCAGAACGGCTCAAAGGGCACTCGAATCGGCCGCCTCGACAAACAAACTGTTTTCAGAGTAAAATTGGTTTTTCAAACCTTGGTCATTACAGCTTTTAAAAAGGAGTTTTGATGCCTGCCACCGCTGTCGTCGGAGCCAATTGGGGAGACGAGGGAAAAGGCAAAATGACTGATTATTTTGCCAAGAATTCGGACGTCGTCGTCAGATATCAGGGCGGAAACAACGCGGGACACACTATCATAAACGATTACGGCAAGTTTGCCCTTCATCTTCTTCCTTCGGGTGTGTTTTACAAACACGTCACCAATGTTCTCGGACCCGGAGTGGCCTTAAACGTCCGCAGTTTCATAAATGAACTCGAAACACTTCGGAAAAATGGAGTGCCTGAACCGGACGTAATTGTCTCAGACAGAGCGCAGATAGTTATGCCGTATCATGTTCTTTTCGACGAGTGCGAGGAAGAACGGCTCAAAGACAGGAAATTCGGTTCGACGAAATCGGGTATAGCTCCATTTTATTCCGATAAATATTTAAAAACAGGAGTTGAAGCCTCACTGCTTTTCGACGAAGAAGGATTGGCGACGGCCGTAAAAAAAGCGGTGGAGATAAAGAATGTTTTCCTGAAAAATTTGTACGGCAAAGATCTTTTGAACGCAGACCCGATACTGGATGAAATGCTGATACAGGGAAAAATGATTGAACCCTATCTCAGGGACACGACCGAATATTTTAACGAAGCGCTTAAGAAAAAGAAAAAAATTCTGCTCGAAGGCCAGCTCGGCACTCTGAGAGATCCCGACCACGGCATATACCCGTATTCGACGTCTTCATCGCCTCTCGCAGGTTTTGCTTCGGTCGGAGCCGGAATCCCGCCTTACGAAATAACCGAGATAATAGCGGTCGTAAAAGCTTACTCATCCTGTGTAGGAAACGGACCGTTTACGACCGAGATATTCGAAGAAGAAGCCGAAGAGCTGAGAAAGCGCGGAGGAGACGCAGGGGAATACGGAGCCACTACTGGAAGACCCCGCAGGATGGGCTGGTTCGACTGCGTCGCAACTAGATACGGATGCAAAGTCCAGGGGGCGACTCAGGCCGTCCTGACTAATCTCGACGTTCTCGGATATTTAGACGAAATACCTGTCTGCACTGCCTATGAAACGACAAGAGGATTGATGAAAAATTTCCCGACGACTTCCATTCTCGAGAAAGCGGTTCCCGTTTTCGAGAAAATGCCCGGATGGAAAAGCGATATATCAAAAGTCGGAAAATTCCGCGACCTGCCTGAGAATGCAAAAAATTACGTGGAAAGAATAGAAAAAGAAATCGGCGTCAGAGTATCATGGGTTTCGGTGGGACCAAGGCGCGCCGAACTCATAGAGAGAGACGGCGCGCGTATTTTCAGCTGATCAACTTCAGAAAAGGGAGAGATAAATTTTGGCTCTTTCTTCAGCCGGACCTTTCATTCCAGTGTAAAAATTCGTGAATGTTATTGTTCCGCCGTTTGTCCCTCCTTCGTTCCATCTGAAGGCGACGGGCGAATCTGAAAGCCATTGTCCGCCTTCAACCGGAACCGTAGCCCTTATGAGGACTGTTATACCGGTCTGAACCATGCTTATCGGAACATAGGGCATTGTAAATACCACAGACAGGGTTCCTCCGACATAGGATGACAGCGAGGATTCTAGTTCGATGTTAGTCGCCGTTCCTGCAACGCCGTCCGTCGAATGTCTTTCAAACTGTTGAGGGAACATGGCCAAAAGCCATGTGTATGCGCTGCTCGAAGCGTAGAGGTGGTTTCCCTGCTGTTCCGCCCAGTTTTTAAGTTCTGTGGGCTGTGAGGGGGGGGTGTAACCGCTGTCAGAGACCAGGAATATGTATTTCCTTCCGTTTATGTCTGAAGCGCTCAGGTTGTGAAGTCTGACAGAATCGTAAACTATTCCGGCGCTGTTTAAGACGGACGTCAGTTCATCCCAGAAATCGCCGCCGTATACAACCAGAAAATAGCTTCTTGCGGGAACTGAAGAATATAGAGTTCTCGACGAAGTATCGTTTTTGACTACCGTCACCGTAACCGATGCCGTGAAGACTCCCATTGTAGCGGTGAGGACTTGATCGCCCTCCGGGACATTTTGAAGGAAGAAATAACCATCCGCTGCTGTCGTGGTGCTTATACTGCCGATGGACACGGTCGCTCCGGGAACTGCAAAACCTCCCGAAGGCAGTCTGAAATATCCGTCAACGCAACCGGCGTTGGCTGGTTGCGTGGGAGAAGAGCTCTTCGTACAGGAAGAAAAAGCTATAAGAGCCGTTGCCGCCAGCAAGAGAGTTAAAATATTTCTCACGAAGCCTCCTTTTTTTTAAATAAGGTTATTGTAAAGCATTATATCACGAAAGAGGTTTCGGCAGAACACTGAGCAACGGGTTTCATTTTACGGCAGTGAAAAGATCGCTGACAGAAATATTGTAGTGCAGTCTGTTTATTGTCGAAGCGAACCTCTTTGAAAGATTGTGTACTTTGACGAAATCAAGTTCGAGTATTTCCGGAATCTGGGGAATCGTGTCAGTGACGTGCATTTCGGTCAGCCCGAATTTTTCGTGAGCCTCAATAAGGCCGGGAATGTGATTCTTTTTAATCTTGAGATGGGAAATAGCGACATATATATCTTCTATTCCGTGGTTTGTTTTAAGATTTTTTACAACGTTCAAAAATGAACTTCCGGTGACCGTTTCGTCATCAATGATCAGTGCGGTCTTTTTCCCCTCGAGATCGCCTATTACTCCGAGCATGTCGGATTTGTCCTTGGCGTGTCTGAATTTATTCACTATCGCGTGAGAGATTCCCATGGCGTCGGCAAAATGAATGGTGAACTTGGCTCCTCCCGAATCAGTCGAGACTGCCACTGCTTCTTTCAATTTTCTGAACTTGCTGAAAATCTCGAGAAAAAGATCAAGTCCGCTGAGTGCGACCAGTGTCATGTCAGGCTCGTAGAGCCCGAAAATAGAGAGAGCATGAAGATGATACGTCAGATGGATGTTTGCTCCCGCCACTTTCAGCTGGTCAGCGAAAAGCTTCGCGAGAGTCGCTTCTCTCTGCATGAAAGTCGGTTTGTCCTGTCTTGAATAAGGTGAATAAGGCGTGACAACAGTTATGTTCTGGGCTCT is drawn from candidate division WOR-3 bacterium and contains these coding sequences:
- a CDS encoding sodium/solute symporter (Members of the Solute:Sodium Symporter (SSS), TC 2.A.21 as described in tcdb.org, catalyze solute:Na+ symport. Known solutes for members of the family include sugars, amino acids, nucleosides, inositols, vitamins, urea or anions, depending on the system.); translation: MILDIAVIIVYSAAVIAVGYFAGKKESSAEDFFLAGRAMKWWAVTISVYATALSAMTFIGVPGAVVAAGGDFNYLQLAFGDLFARFLVSFVFLKAFYGRKVMTPYEFLGQRFGRMTWFSSSAIYIVSRVLASSVRLAACAVGLSVIFGISFGSSVFYVCSVALLYTAFGGIKAVIWTDIFQFVLFIASAVFAAVFIFRSMPGGFGEFLSVGFEAGKFTVFHISFDSSSPDFVLNFANSKSFLAGSLFGFFTTLAVMGTDHDFVQRTLTCKNLNEGRKALIYSAVLNFPVTLLFLTVGAALFAYYRVFPHDATVTGYLVDNPDYVFPYFIKTVLPPGARGLLIAGLLAAAMSSIDSSANSLASSFYRDFLKNLFTIPEKRSVFLSRFLVLVFVLVLGVVAVFFGKTQSVLWLGFKVFGYSYGALLGVTLAGIATKKRGIDIASTIAMLSSILVVTFLTSDGVGILEPFRSFVLKPLGVKCVAWTWSIIIGTAWTFLMTIAFRSRVKSK
- a CDS encoding UvrD-helicase domain-containing protein codes for the protein MNTVTEKIYSIDYEKQLNAEQMKAVTHLEGPLLVIAGAGSGKTRTLVYRVAFLVENRIDARNVLLLTFTRKAAQEMLRRASSLLDERCSRVAGGTYHSFACLILRKNAEKIGYGSGFSILDRSDSEDLINLLRSEMKFSSKETRFPRKNTLGDIFSKAANCLTDATTIVERHYPQFSHLAEDIESLRFKYEDNKKNSLLMDYDDLLVNLKKLLEQKEETRKKLSSFFRYIMVDEYQDTNKIQSSITALLASEHQNVMAVGDDSQSIYSFRGANFKNIMDFPNIFPGTKIVTIEENYRSTQPILNLTNEIIRFAAEKYSKKLRTEIKGGRKPLFIEAKDENDQSRYICGRILDLREEGVRLNDIAVLFRAGWHSNDLELELRKFGLPFRKYGGIKFTEASHVKDVLAFLKALSNPRDSVSWFRCLKLIEGVGDKTSKMIWEKIAEKGSIEKIDESLYASKTYKEDILGLKKLSSLVNDGAVSASECVREVLDFYRNAFTKIYSEDYSKRANDLDSLALVAERYSGLEEFLTDLTLEPIERSQIGAMRENSDDEILTLSTIHSAKGLEWHSVFILHLADGYFPSSYCFEEPDELEEERRLLYVAATRAKRNLFLVKPGYLNPARNYYGFSYFSTSQVSRFLAEGRILEDFVERKSADV
- a CDS encoding ribose-phosphate pyrophosphokinase, coding for MINMDKFSQNFIAPERFEKTKSRLLLGPNGWLLFVACNSGISLAADVKKQYEEMLRINGSDLKDIPLIGTQEAPLTMIFQDMETCPRLTRHVAGSNAFVFQCIHENTSGNTVNENLQQLLQAVRTLKAHRAQNITVVTPYSPYSRQDKPTFMQREATLAKLFADQLKVAGANIHLTYHLHALSIFGLYEPDMTLVALSGLDLFLEIFSKFRKLKEAVAVSTDSGGAKFTIHFADAMGISHAIVNKFRHAKDKSDMLGVIGDLEGKKTALIIDDETVTGSSFLNVVKNLKTNHGIEDIYVAISHLKIKKNHIPGLIEAHEKFGLTEMHVTDTIPQIPEILELDFVKVHNLSKRFASTINRLHYNISVSDLFTAVK
- a CDS encoding adenylosuccinate synthase; protein product: MPATAVVGANWGDEGKGKMTDYFAKNSDVVVRYQGGNNAGHTIINDYGKFALHLLPSGVFYKHVTNVLGPGVALNVRSFINELETLRKNGVPEPDVIVSDRAQIVMPYHVLFDECEEERLKDRKFGSTKSGIAPFYSDKYLKTGVEASLLFDEEGLATAVKKAVEIKNVFLKNLYGKDLLNADPILDEMLIQGKMIEPYLRDTTEYFNEALKKKKKILLEGQLGTLRDPDHGIYPYSTSSSPLAGFASVGAGIPPYEITEIIAVVKAYSSCVGNGPFTTEIFEEEAEELRKRGGDAGEYGATTGRPRRMGWFDCVATRYGCKVQGATQAVLTNLDVLGYLDEIPVCTAYETTRGLMKNFPTTSILEKAVPVFEKMPGWKSDISKVGKFRDLPENAKNYVERIEKEIGVRVSWVSVGPRRAELIERDGARIFS